The following is a genomic window from Serratia ficaria.
ACCCGATGATGGCAAAGCGACACCCGTCATGCTTTGCTCATTATTAATATAGATGTAAACGGCGGCTAAGCCACTGTTACTTCGTCCGATTTGGTTAGGCGTTCTGCACGGGCAGGCAGGCGGCGATCGACGCCAACACCAGCTCATGCCCCACGCCGCCGCGGACTTCCGCCTGACCGATGGCGGTCGGCAGCACCAACCGCAGCTCGCCCGCCAGCACTTTCTTGTCGCGCATCATGTGCGGCAGATAGGACTCCGGCGTCATTTCCTGCGGCCCGCAGACCGGCAGGCCGGCGCGCAGCAGCAGCGCTTTGATGCGCGCGATGTCGTCGGCCGAGAACTGGCCGAGACGGCGCGCGGTTTCCGCCGCCATCACCATGCCGGCCGCCACGGCTTCGCCGTGCAGCCATACACCATAGCCCATTTCAGCTTCGATCGCATGGCCGTATGTATGACCCAGGTTAAGCAACGCGCGCAGACCGCTTTCGCGTTCGTCGGCAGCCACCACCTCGGCCTTCAGCTCGCAGCAGCGGCGGATGCAGTAGGCCAGAGCCTGCATATCCAGCGCCACCAACGCATCGATATTGCTTTCCAGCCAGACGAAGAAGTCGCGGTCGAGAATGATCCCGTACTTGATCACTTCAGCCAGGCCAGAGGAGAGTTCACGCGCCGGCAGGGTCTGCAGACAGTCCAGATCGACCACCACCGAGGCGGGCTGATAGAACGCGCCGATCATGTTTTTGCCGAGCGGGTGATTGACGGCGGTTTTGCCGCCAACGGAGGAGTCCACCTGCGACAGCAGCGTGGTGGGAACCTGAATGAAGCGCACGCCGCGCTGATAGCAGGCCGCGGCAAAGCCGGTAAGATCACCGACAACGCCGCCGCCGAGCGCGATCAGGGTCGTATCGCGGCCGTGAGGCTTTTCCAGCAGCGCTGAGAACACCTGCTCGAGTACGGCAAGGGATTTGTACTGTTCGCCATCAGGCAGTATCACCTGATCCACCATCACGCCGCCCTGCTCCAGCACCTTCCGGACGCGGTCCAGATAGATCGGCGCCAGCGTCTGGTTAGTGACCAGCATCACCTGCTCACCGGCTTTCAGCGGCATAAAAGAAGCCGGATCGTTAAACAATCCGGCGGCTATGGTAATCGGGTAGCTGCGCTCCCCAAGCGTTACGGTAATTCTCTCCATGTCGCGCTCAGTTCTCAATGTGGCGGTTTATCCCCGCTGCTGCGGGGAACACAATCAGTCTTTCCGCATTTGCCCGTGGCCAACACGGAAACCGCAATCAGTTGCTTTCCAGCATGTTGATGATCTGGTTGGCAACCACTTTAGCGCTTTGATCGTCGGTGCGGATAGTCACATCTGCAATTTCTTCGTACAACGGATTGCGTTCTTTCGCCAGGGCTTCCAGGACCTCACGCGGAGGAGAATCAACCTGCAGCAGCGGACGCTTTTTGTCGCGCTGGGTACGGGCCAATTGCTTCTCGATAGTGGTTTCCAGATAGACCACGACGCCACGCGCCGACAGACGGTTGCGCGTTTCGCGCGACTTCACCGAACCGCCACCGGTAGCCAGCACAATCCCTTGCTTTTCCGTCAGTTCATTAATGACTTTTTCTTCACGATCGCGGAAACCTTCTTCACCTTCCACGTCGAATACCCAGCCCACGTCAGCTCCGGTACGTCGCTCAATTTCTTGATCGGAGTCGAAGAACTCCATATTGAGTTGCTGAGCTAACTGACGGCCAATAGTGCTTTTGCCGGCACCCATAGGCCCAACCAGAAAGATATTGCGTTTCTCTGCCATGTTTTTCGGTATTACTAAGACAATTCGTTAATGTTAACCCGCCCCGCCAATCAAATCAGCGGCGGGACCTAAACTGAAACCTCATGAACGATAGTGCGAGATCAGACGAAAAATTATCTCAACACTCTTGGTAGTTTGGCAACCGAATAAATCGCAATCCACGCCGCAGGAGGGAAACCATACGTTTTTAACGGCGTCTTGGCGCTAACAAAAAAAACCTCGGTGCTCAATTCGGTAACCCTTGTAAGCTAATTCGGCCGCAGCGTCAAACGCAGATGCCCCCAAGGAGACAAAAAAGTGTATCTGCACATCAACTTTAGGCGATTTACGGCAAAGGCGACAGCCGGCTGTTCATGCCTTAATCAATGTCGGAGTGATGAATATCACCAGCTCGCGTCTTTTATGCTGTTTGCTGCTCTGTTTGAACAACGATCCCAGCAGCGGCACGTCGCCGATGCCGGGCACCTTGTCGGCGCCCCGCCCGCTATGCCGTTGAAAAATCCCCCCCAACACGATGGTTTCACCGTCTTTTACCGTGATCTGGGTCTTTATCTCCTGCTTATCGATGGTCAGCGCTTCTCCCGCCCCCCGACTGACCGAGCGCCCCGGCATATTTTGGCTGATGTGCAGCGTCAGGGTAATGCGGCCGTCGGGCAACACCTTCGGCGTCACCTCCATGCCCAGCACCGCTTCCCTGAACTCCACCGAGGTAGCGCCGCTGGCGCCGCTCGAGACTTCGTAAGGAATTTCCGTTCCCTGCTTGATGCTCGCGGTTTGCAAATGCGCCGTCAGCAGGCGCGGGCTGGCGATGATTTCCACCTGATTTTCCTGCTCCAGCGCGCTCAGTTCCAGGCTCAACAGGCGCCCGCCAAGGCGCGCCAGGTGAAAGCCGGCGTTCACCGCGCTGCGCTCCAGCGGCAAATCGACGCTGAAGTTATCCAGCCGCAGCGGCTGCGCCGGCCGCCCCTCCGGCGCCAGCCCCCAGCGCACGCCAAGATCGCGCAGGCTTTCGCTGTTGATGGTCACGATATGCGCCGCCAGCTGCACCTGCGCCAGCGGCCTGTCCATCTCCGCCACCCGCTTTTTGAGCAACGCCAATCCCGACGCGGTATCGCGGATCAATAACGCGTTGGTGCGCCTGTCGGCCACCACGCTGCCGCGTTCGTCGGGCAACGCGCCGCGCTGCGCGTTCAGGGTTTCGGCAACCTCGGCGGCGTCGGCGTTTTTCAGCGCCAGCGTCAGGCTGTGCAGCGGCTGCCGCAACGCCAGAGCCTGCTGGCGCTGCTGTTGTTCCTGCACGTCAGGCTCGGGAGAGACCAGCAGCACATTGCCCTCCCGCGTCATCGACAGTTTGCCCATGCGCAATACCAGCGCCAGCGCCTGCGGCCAGGGGACGTTATCTAACCGCAGCGTCAGAGTGCCGCTCACTCCCGCGGCGACGATCACATTCAGCTGACGGTAATCGGCCAACGCCTGCAGGATCACCGCGACCGGCGCCTCCTGAAACGCCAGTGAAATGGGCGGGTTATCCTGCGCGGGAGCCGCGGCAGCCGCCAGGCTCCACAGCGACATTCCCAGCCAGTGGCATCCTTTCATTCTGTTTCCCTATGGTGTGTTCAGCATCAGCCGCACGTCGTCGCCGGCGACCGGGCAATCCGGATCCGTCGGCAGCGCCGCCAGCGTCAGCGCATCAGCCGCTATCCACGCTACCCGCCAGCGCCCGGCCAGCAACGTCTGCTGCGGCCGCAGGCGCAACCATTGCCCCGCCGGCGTGACGACCCAGCCATAGCGCAAGGCCGGCTGCCCGATAATGCCCAGCAACCGCCAGTCGCCCGGGGACTCCGCCGCCATCGGGCAGTCAGGCAACGGCAGCGGGATAAAGGGATTGCGCGGCTGCGCCGCCAGTACCCACGGCAGCAGCAGCCATATCCCCAGCCATCGCCGTTTATTCATCGGCGTACTCTTCGGCGTCGTCTTGCAGCGTGAGGCGTACTCTCATGCCCTGCGGCGGCGTTTCAATGCTTAGCCGCTCAATGCGCAAGCCGGCGGGCAATGCCGTCAACAGCGTCAATAACCCGGCATAGCCGATGCGCACACTCAGGAGCTGTCGCGGCGGTTTTTCCAGCCGCTGCCAGCGCAGCAGCGTGGCGTCGGTCGGCCGCAGCGCCTCCATCAGCCCCGCCTGCCCGACAGACGGGTGTATCGCCTGCCGCAAGCGCACACGCATCGCTTCCTGCGTTGGCATCTGCGCCAGCTGCCGCTCGCGCTGTTCAATTTGCTGTTCAAGGCGTTGCCGCTGTGCGGAGGCGCGTTCCCGCTGTTGCCCTTCATCCCGCAGCAGCCAACCGGCGGCAACCAGCGCCAGCAGGCTCAGCGCGAGCCACTGCGTCGCCAAAACCTGCCAGCCCGGCAGACTCAGCCAGCGCCACAGCCAGAGAGAAAAGGCGCTATCCATCGCGCCCCCACGCCGTCAGCGTGAAGGTGAACAGACCATCCTGGCGCTGCGCCACCTCCGCCAGCCGATGCTGGCGCAACAGCGGCAGCGCCGCCAGCCGCTGCTCAAATTGGGCGATCGCCGCGTGATGCCGGCTCAGGCCGCGCAGCTGGAACCCTTCCTGCAGGTTGCCGTCCAGCGAGATCAGCCACAGCGGCGGCGGCACGGCGGCGGAAAGCTGCTGCAACAGCTGCAGATAGCGCCGGTTATGCTGCCGATTGCGCGCCCGCTGCTCCGCTCTGGCGCTTTGCCGCTCCAGCTGCGCCAGCTGGCGCTGCCCCTGCTGGTAGCGTTGCGTCAGCGCCGCCAACCGATCGGCGCGCGCTTCGAGGCGAGTTTGCCGCTGCGCCTGGCGGCCGTGCAGCAAGCTGAAGACCAGCGCCACGGTCAGCAGCACCAACGCCAGCTGCAGCGCCAACATGCGCAGCCAAAAAAAACCGCGTCGGCGCTGACGCTGGCCCCGCCAGGGCAGCAGATTGACCTGATACATCACGCATCCTCCTGCCGCAGCGCCAAACCGCCGGCCAGCACAAACGCCGCCGGCTGCGCGGGCAGCGGCGGCCGCAGCTGGCGAAAGGCGCTGAGCGGCGACCAGGCAAGGCAGCCGGGCGGAGGCGCATCATCCAGCACGCTACTGTAGCAGACCGGCAGATCGGCGCGAGGCGCCCCTGCTGCTTGCAGCGCCCGCAGCGCCTGCATCAGGCCATCGGGCTCGCCGGCCGACAGCGCGCCATAAGCGAACGCGCCACCGCCGGGCGCCACCCACAGCCATTCGTGCTCCAGACGGTGCAACAATCCCGCGGCGGCGGGCAATCCGGCGGCGGTGGCCATCACCCGCAGCGCGCAGGGCGTAATGTCGACCGCCTGCGGCTGCAGATCGGCCTGGCGCAGGCAGTGCAGCCACTGTTGCAATTCCAGCCTGCGCGCGGCGGTCAGCAGCAATGCCGCCGCATCCGGCGGCGCGGCGCGGTAATCGAGCACCAGCGTTTGCCCGGCGAGCGGGAACTGCTTCAGCCCGTGACGGCTGATATAATCGTCGCGCTCCGGCTCTTTCAGCCGCGCGTCCGGCTGCGGCATGCGCTGCTGCAAAACCCGTTGCGCGGGCAGGGCAATGCGTAAGGAAATATGTCTTGGTAACTGGACGCGCCATTGCCGCAGCGCCTGAATGAGGGATTCGGAAGGTTCCAGGCAGCCGTCGCGCAGCACCGCCTGCGGCAGCCGATGTTGCCACCAGTGGCGCAGCTGCCACCCATTGCGGCGGCGCTGAGCCGCCAGGGCGCGCACGCCGTTGTTTTGTATATCCAGCCCCACCTGCCATGATTGAGAGAACATATTTCGCCAAGCCTCCATAACATCAGATGATAAAAGAACATATCCATGTTGCAGGCTTGCCTTTATACTACCGCGCGGTTGTTTATAAACTGCCCAAATGACATGAAAATGGGAAATCTCAGGTGAAGTTCGTAAAGTATTTACTAATCCTTGCAGTATGTTGCATCGTGCTGGGAGCAGCCTCGATTTTTGGCTTGTACAAGTATGTCGAGCCACAGCTGCCTGACGTCGCAACGCTGAAAGACGTGCGGCTGCAGATACCGATGCAGGTTTACAGCGCCGATGGCGAGCTGATCGCCCAATACGGCGAGAAGCGCCGCATTCCGCTGAAGCTCAATCAGATCCCGCCGGTGATGGTGCATGCGTTTATCGCCACCGAAGACAGCCGCTTCTATGAGCATCACGGCGTCGATCCGGTCGGCATCTTCCGCGCCGCCTCTATCGCGCTGGTCTCCGGCCACGCGTCTCAGGGGGCGAGTACCATTACCCAACAGCTGGCGCGAAACTTCTTCTTGAGCCCGGAACGCACCCTGATGCGCAAAATCAAGGAAGCTTTCCTGGCGGTGCGCATCGAGCAGATGCTGTCCAAGGACGAGATCCTTGAACTGTATCTGAACAAGATCTATCTGGGTTACCGCGCCTACGGCGTGGGCGCCGCCGCGCAGGTTTACTTCGGCAAAGACGTCAGCCAGCTCACCCTGAGCGAAATGGCGACCATCGCCGGTCTGCCGAAGGCGCCGTCCACCTTCAACCCGCTCTACTCGCACGATCGCGCCGTCGCCCGTCGCAACGTGGTGCTATCGCGCATGCTGGATGAACACTACATCACCCAGGCACAGTACGATCAGGCGCGCGCCGAAGATCTGGTGGCCAACTACCATGCGCCGGAAATCAGCTTCTCCGCCCCTTATCTCTCCGAGATGGTGCGTCAGGAGATGATCAAGCGCTACGGCGACAACGCCTATACCGACGGTTACAAGGTCTATACCACCGTCACCAAGCGGCTGCAGCAGGCGGCGCAGGAATCGGTGCGCAACAACGTGCTGGCCTACGACATGCGCCACGGCTACCGCGGCCCGTCCAACGTGCTGTGGAAAGTCGGTGAAGCGGCCTGGGATCAAAAACAGATTGTCGACTCGCTGAAAAACCTGCCGAACTACGGCCCGTTGGCACCGGCGGTGATCACCGCCGCCAATGCCGAAGAGGCCACGGCGATGTTGGCGGACGGCAGCAATATCGCGCTGCCGATGGCCAGCATGCGCTGGGCCCGTCCTTACAAATCAGACACCCAGCAAGGGCCGACGCCGAAGCGCGTCACCGACGTGGTGCAGGCCGGCCAGCAGGTGTGGGTGCGTAAGGTCAACGACGCCTGGGGGCTGTCGCAGGTGCCGGACGTCAACTCCGCGCTGGTGTCGATCAACCCGAACGACGGCGCGGTCAAAGCGCTGGTCGGCGGTTTTGACTTCAACCAGAGCAAATTCAACCGCGTCACCCAGGCGCTGCGTCAGGTCGGTTCGAACATCAAGCCCTTCCTGTACACCGCCGCCATGGACAAGGGCCTAACGCTGGCCACCATTCTGAACGACCTGCCGATCACCCGCTGGGACGCCGGCGCCGGCACCGACTGGCGGCCGAAAAACTCGCCGCCGACCTATGACGGGCCGATTCGCCTGCGTCAGGGGCTGGGCCAGTCGAAGAACGTGGTGATGGTGCGCGCCATGCGTGCAATGGGCGTCGACTACGCGGCGGAGTACCTGCAGCGCTTCGGCTTCCCGGCGCAGAATATCGTGCATACCGAGTCGCTGGCGCTGGGCTCCGCCTCCTTCACGCCGATGCAGCTGGTGCGCGGTTACGCGGTGTTGGCCAACGGCGGCTACCTGGTGGATCCGTACTTCATCTCTAAAATCGAAGACGATAACGGCAATACGGTATTTGAAACCAAGCCGAAGATCGTCTGCAGCAGCTGCAACCTGCCGGTGATTTACGGCGATACCCACCGTGCGGCGGAGCTTTCCGACGATAACGTCGAGAACGTCGCCACCTCGCAGGAAGGCAATAACGGCAACGTGCCGATGCCGCAACTGCAGCAGGTGACCCCGGCTCAGGTGCAGCAGGACGGCGATCAGCAGTATGCGCCGCACGTCATCAGCACGCCGCTGGCGTTCCTGATCCACGATGCGCTGAACAGCAACATTTACGGCGAACCGGGCTGGATGGGCACCGCCTGGCGTGCGGGCCGCGATCTGAAGCGCCGCGATATCGGCGGCAAAACCGGCACCACCAACAGTTCGAAAGACGCCTGGTTCTCCGGCTATGGTCCGGATACCGTCACCTCGGTGTGGATTGGTTTCGATGACCATCGCCGCGATCTGGGCCGTTCTACGGTGTCAGGGGCCATTCCGGATCAAATTTCCGGCGGTGAAGGCGGCGCCAAGAGTGCGCAGCCGGCATGGGATGATTTCATGAAAAGCGCGCTGGAAGGCATTCCGGAGCAGAAAGTCACCCCGCCTCCGGGCATCGTCAGCGTCACCATCGACAAGAGCAGCGGCAAGCTCTCCGGCGGCGGCGGCGGCAGCCGCTCCGAGTACTTCATCGAAGGCACTCAACCGAAGGACTACCCGTCGCGCGATACCGGCACCACGCTGACGGACCCCGGCGGCGAAAGCCACGAGCTGTTCTGATCAACAAGGGCCAGAGAAATCTGGCCCTTTTTTTATTCGGCAAGCGCTGCCGCTCAGCGCGAGCCGCGTAAAAACGCCTCGGTGAGGAACAGCGCGCTCACGTTGCGCGCCTCGCGGAAATCCGGCTCCGCCAGCAGCGCCATCATGTCGGCAATCGGCCAGCGCACCTGCGGCAGCGGCTCCGGCTCATCCCCTTCCAGGCTCTGCGGATAGAGATCGTGCGCCAGCACAATATTCATCTTGCTGGAAAAATACGACGGCGCCATGGTCAGCTTGCTGAGGAAATCAAAGCGTTTGGCGCCGTATCCCACTTCTTCCATCAGCTCGCGGTTGGCCGCTTCCAGCACCCCTTCGCCGGGATCGATCAACCCTTTGGGAAAGCCCAGCTCATAGGATTCGGTGCCGACCGCGTACTCGCGGATCAACAGCAGGTCGTCGCCAATCACCGGCACGATCATCACCGCTTCCCGCTCCGAAGGCCGCATGCGCTCATACACCCGCCGTACACCGTTACTGAATTCCAGATCGACCGACTCTACGTTAAATAAACGCGAACGCGCGACCGTTTCCACTTTCAGAATTTTAGGTTTTTGCAGGTGTTTATCCATGATTGCCTCAAATGGGTTACCCGTCGGCCGGCGGCAATATCAGGCACGGAGAGGGATAGCCGGAATAATGATTGGCGCAGCGCGTCGGCGCTCAAACGCTGACCAAATTCGATCTTGATCACATTGTGCGTTAATGAGAACCTTAGCCGCAACGAGCACAAGCAGTAATTTACTTTTTTTTAACAAGCGTAGCCAGCGCCCGCCGATTTTCCGTACCAATTCAGCAAACAGAGCCGAATAAAATAGGATAATGCCGATATCGACATCCGATGCCGGTTGCTACTATCGCGCAGGCAAGGGCTGGTGATAAAATCGCGTGGCGTTGCGAAAGAATGAGATCCAGAGCGAGTATCTGTTCTTCCCTCACGAGTTCTGGGTGCCTCCTGGCGGGTTACTCCGTATAATATGCAGTTTTTCATCGGGTTGGCGAGATTCACGGTTATATGATGGGGATAGCATGAGCACAATAGTGTTGATATTGGCCTTAGTGCTTGCCTGCCTGATTGCCGCCGGCCTGTATCTCTGGTTCAAAGCCCGCAGCCAGCCATTGCTGGCGCGCACGCTGCCGTTTATTAAACCCACCCACCGCAAGTTGACCGCTGAAGAGCGCGCGGCCGTCGAGTACTACCTCAAACAGCAGAATAAACTCGGCAACAAGCTGTTGCCCGGCAACCCTGCGCTGCCTTCGGCCAAGCTGGCGCTGACCCCGCAAAGCGACAACGTCTATCCCGTTACCCACGCCATCACCCGTTACGGGCTGGCCAGCGATGAACCCAACAAATGGCGTTATTATCTCGACGCCGAAGAGGTGCATCTGCCGCCGTTTTGGGAGCAGTACATCACGGCCGACAACCATGTGGAAGTGATCAGAACCCAGACGCTGCCGCTGGTTATCTCCCTCAACGGACATTCGCTGAAAGATCACATCCACGATCGGCCGCAGCCGCCGGTGGTGACGGCGGCGCCAACCAAAAACGCCTCCATTCGCAAAGAGGAAAGCGAGCACGTCGAGCTGGTGAACATCCGCAAGGAAACGCCGGAAGAACACGCTTTGACGCGCCCCAACGGCATCCGTGAAGCCGCCATCATCTCCACCGCCCTGCTGCTGCTGTTCTTCAGCCTGATCAGCCCGGTGCTGGTCATTCCCTGGATGATCTTCGTCGCGGTGCTGATGATCGCCTGGGGCAGCTGGAGCCTGTTCCGCCGGCCGGCGGCTCGCGAGCTGAAAGAGGTGCATTGCCTGCGCGGCACGCCAAAACGCTGGGGGCTGTTCGGCGAATCCAACCAGGGGCAAATCAGCAATATTTCGCTCGGCATCATCGACCTGATCTACCCGCCGCACTGGCAGCCCTACCTGACTCGGGACCTGGGCAAGTCCACCGATGTGGACATCTATCTGAACCGCCAGGTGGTGCGGCAGGGACGTTTCCTCTCGCTGCACGATGAGGTGAAAAACTTCCCGCTGCAGCAATGGGGGCGCAATGCGGTGCTGGCGGCCAGTTCGACGCTGGTGCTGCTGTTGCTGCTGACCTACATCCCGCTCAGCCTGCCGTTAACGCTGAGCGTGGCGTGGCTGCAAGGCGCGCAAAAGGTGGAAGTGACCAGCGTGCAGGCGCTGGAAGCCATGCCGCTGCGCATCGGCGATACGCTGAACGTGCGCGGCAACGGCATGTGCTACGTGCCGCCGCAGGCCGGCGGCGGCGGCGCTTCCGGCTTTATGCCGTTCGATTGCTCGGGCATCTACTGGAACAACGCCACCCCGCTGCCGCAGCCGGAGTCTGAGGTCATCGACAAGGCCACCGCGCTGCTGGCGACGGTAAACACCCAGCTGCACCCGGACGGCGCGGATCAGAAAATCAACCCGCAGTTGGCCAGCGCGATTGAAAAATCCGGCATGATACTGCTGGATGACTTCGCGGATATCGTGCTGAAAACCCAGGATCTGTGCCAGAAAGACAACGACTGCGTACGGCTGAAAAATGCCCTGGTGAATCTGGGCAACGCCAAAAACTGGGGTAGCCTGGTGAAGCGCGCCAAATCCGGTGCGCTGCAGGGGGTGAACGTGTTGCTGCGCCCGGTAAGCGCCGAATCGCTGGAAAGCCTGACCAAGGTCGCCGCCTCTTCATTCGTTTACAACGAAACCCGTCAGGCCGCAGCGGCGCTCAACAGCCCGCCGCCCGGCGGTTTCCTGATCAGCAGCGACGAGGGCCGGCAGTTGGTGAGCCATCCGCAGCCGTCGGTGCCGTTGAATGAATACAACGCGCTCGACCAGTGGAACGAGCTGCAGCGCCTTGCCAGCATGCTGCTGCACACCCCGTTCCAGGCGCAGGGCGTGATCACCGGCATCAGCGTCGACGCCAACGGCACCCGCCACGTGGCGCTGCACAGCGAGCCGGACATGATCACCCTGTGGCGCTATCTCGGCACCAGCCTGCTGCTGCTGGCGGTGGTCGTCAGCCTCGGTTACAACGTCTGGCGGCTGGTGCAGCGCCGGCGCATCAACCGGCATCGCATCGCCGATATCCAGCGCTATTACGAAAGCTGCTTCAACCCGCAGCTCGATACCATGTCGCTGCGGCCGATGGCCTGAGCCGCGCTTCGCCCTCCGGCCCGCCCCCCGCTTGTGCTACGCTAACGCTATTATTCTCATCTGCGGACCGCCGCCGGTCCGCCCATGGAGTTTTTATGGTTCCCGAGTTTGACTGGCAGCAAATTGATACCGTCCTGCTGGATATGGACGGCACCCTGCTGGACCTGGAGTTCGACAGCCATTTCTGGCTCCGTCTGGTGCCGCAGGCGCTGAGCGAAAGGCGCGCCATCCCGTTCGAACACGCGCGTGATATCATTCAGCAGGAATATCTGGCGGTGCAGCACACCATGAACTGGTACTGCTTCGATTACTGGAGCGAGCGGCTGGATCTGGATATTTACCGCATGACCAGCGAAGTGGGCAGCCGCGCACGGCTGCGTGAGGATACCGAGCCGTTTTTACAGGCGCTGCGCGACGCCGGCCTGCAGACCATTTTGCTGACCAACGCCCATCCGCACAGCCTGGCGGTAAAAATTGAGCACACCGGTTTGGATCGGCACCTTGATTTATTGCTTTCCACCCACACATTTGGTTATCCGAAAGAAGATCAGCGCCTGTGGCAGGCGGTACAGCAACGCACCGGCTTTGATCCGCAGCGCACGCTGTTTGTCGACGACGGCGAGCCGATCCTCGACGCCGCCCGCACCTTCGGCATTCGTTATTGCCTGGGCGTGCAGAATCCGGACTCCAGCACGGCGGAGAAAACCTTCCGGCACCATCCGTCGATGCGCGATTACCGCCTGTTGATACCGGCGCTGGCCAGGGGGGCAGCATGAAAGAGAAAGAAGCGCGCGACGATGCAGTCCGGCTGGACAAGTGGCTGTGGGCGGCGCGTTTTTACAAGACCCGCGCGCTGGCGCGGGAGATGATTGACGGCGGCAAGGTGCACTACAACGGACAGCGCGGCAAGCCGAGCAAACTCGTCGAGCTCAACGCCGAGATCAAACTGCGCCAGGGCAACGAAGAGCGCACGGTGAAGGTGCTGGCGCTCACCAGCCAGCGGCGCGGCGCCGGCGAGGCGCAGCAGCTGTACCAGGAAACCGAGGCCAGCATCGCCAACCGCGAAAGGCTGGCGCTGGCGCGCAAGATGAATGCGCTGACCATGCCGCATCCGGACCGCCGTCCGGATAAGAAAGAGCGGCGCGACCTGATAAAATTTAAATTTGGCGAGTCGGAATAACCCCTCGCCGTAAAGAGAGAAAATTATGTCCAACCATGACCAATTGCACCGTTACCTGTTCGAAAACTACGCGGTGCGCGGTGAGCTGGTTACCGTCAGCGAAACCTATCAGCAGGTACTGAACAACCACGACTACCCGGCGCCGGTGCAAAAGCTGCTGGGCGAACTGCTGGTGGCCACCAGCCTGCTGACCGCGACCCTGAAGTTCGAAGGCGACATCACCGTGCAGCTGCAGGGCGACGGCCCGCTGAAGCTGGCGGTGGTCAACGGCAACAAC
Proteins encoded in this region:
- the aroB gene encoding 3-dehydroquinate synthase codes for the protein MERITVTLGERSYPITIAAGLFNDPASFMPLKAGEQVMLVTNQTLAPIYLDRVRKVLEQGGVMVDQVILPDGEQYKSLAVLEQVFSALLEKPHGRDTTLIALGGGVVGDLTGFAAACYQRGVRFIQVPTTLLSQVDSSVGGKTAVNHPLGKNMIGAFYQPASVVVDLDCLQTLPARELSSGLAEVIKYGIILDRDFFVWLESNIDALVALDMQALAYCIRRCCELKAEVVAADERESGLRALLNLGHTYGHAIEAEMGYGVWLHGEAVAAGMVMAAETARRLGQFSADDIARIKALLLRAGLPVCGPQEMTPESYLPHMMRDKKVLAGELRLVLPTAIGQAEVRGGVGHELVLASIAACLPVQNA
- the aroK gene encoding shikimate kinase AroK; translation: MAEKRNIFLVGPMGAGKSTIGRQLAQQLNMEFFDSDQEIERRTGADVGWVFDVEGEEGFRDREEKVINELTEKQGIVLATGGGSVKSRETRNRLSARGVVVYLETTIEKQLARTQRDKKRPLLQVDSPPREVLEALAKERNPLYEEIADVTIRTDDQSAKVVANQIINMLESN
- the hofQ gene encoding DNA uptake porin HofQ, which produces MKGCHWLGMSLWSLAAAAAPAQDNPPISLAFQEAPVAVILQALADYRQLNVIVAAGVSGTLTLRLDNVPWPQALALVLRMGKLSMTREGNVLLVSPEPDVQEQQQRQQALALRQPLHSLTLALKNADAAEVAETLNAQRGALPDERGSVVADRRTNALLIRDTASGLALLKKRVAEMDRPLAQVQLAAHIVTINSESLRDLGVRWGLAPEGRPAQPLRLDNFSVDLPLERSAVNAGFHLARLGGRLLSLELSALEQENQVEIIASPRLLTAHLQTASIKQGTEIPYEVSSGASGATSVEFREAVLGMEVTPKVLPDGRITLTLHISQNMPGRSVSRGAGEALTIDKQEIKTQITVKDGETIVLGGIFQRHSGRGADKVPGIGDVPLLGSLFKQSSKQHKRRELVIFITPTLIKA
- a CDS encoding DNA utilization family protein: MNKRRWLGIWLLLPWVLAAQPRNPFIPLPLPDCPMAAESPGDWRLLGIIGQPALRYGWVVTPAGQWLRLRPQQTLLAGRWRVAWIAADALTLAALPTDPDCPVAGDDVRLMLNTP
- a CDS encoding PilN domain-containing protein, whose product is MYQVNLLPWRGQRQRRRGFFWLRMLALQLALVLLTVALVFSLLHGRQAQRQTRLEARADRLAALTQRYQQGQRQLAQLERQSARAEQRARNRQHNRRYLQLLQQLSAAVPPPLWLISLDGNLQEGFQLRGLSRHHAAIAQFEQRLAALPLLRQHRLAEVAQRQDGLFTFTLTAWGRDG
- the pilM gene encoding pilus assembly protein PilM — protein: MFSQSWQVGLDIQNNGVRALAAQRRRNGWQLRHWWQHRLPQAVLRDGCLEPSESLIQALRQWRVQLPRHISLRIALPAQRVLQQRMPQPDARLKEPERDDYISRHGLKQFPLAGQTLVLDYRAAPPDAAALLLTAARRLELQQWLHCLRQADLQPQAVDITPCALRVMATAAGLPAAAGLLHRLEHEWLWVAPGGGAFAYGALSAGEPDGLMQALRALQAAGAPRADLPVCYSSVLDDAPPPGCLAWSPLSAFRQLRPPLPAQPAAFVLAGGLALRQEDA
- the mrcA gene encoding peptidoglycan glycosyltransferase/peptidoglycan DD-transpeptidase MrcA, which produces MKFVKYLLILAVCCIVLGAASIFGLYKYVEPQLPDVATLKDVRLQIPMQVYSADGELIAQYGEKRRIPLKLNQIPPVMVHAFIATEDSRFYEHHGVDPVGIFRAASIALVSGHASQGASTITQQLARNFFLSPERTLMRKIKEAFLAVRIEQMLSKDEILELYLNKIYLGYRAYGVGAAAQVYFGKDVSQLTLSEMATIAGLPKAPSTFNPLYSHDRAVARRNVVLSRMLDEHYITQAQYDQARAEDLVANYHAPEISFSAPYLSEMVRQEMIKRYGDNAYTDGYKVYTTVTKRLQQAAQESVRNNVLAYDMRHGYRGPSNVLWKVGEAAWDQKQIVDSLKNLPNYGPLAPAVITAANAEEATAMLADGSNIALPMASMRWARPYKSDTQQGPTPKRVTDVVQAGQQVWVRKVNDAWGLSQVPDVNSALVSINPNDGAVKALVGGFDFNQSKFNRVTQALRQVGSNIKPFLYTAAMDKGLTLATILNDLPITRWDAGAGTDWRPKNSPPTYDGPIRLRQGLGQSKNVVMVRAMRAMGVDYAAEYLQRFGFPAQNIVHTESLALGSASFTPMQLVRGYAVLANGGYLVDPYFISKIEDDNGNTVFETKPKIVCSSCNLPVIYGDTHRAAELSDDNVENVATSQEGNNGNVPMPQLQQVTPAQVQQDGDQQYAPHVISTPLAFLIHDALNSNIYGEPGWMGTAWRAGRDLKRRDIGGKTGTTNSSKDAWFSGYGPDTVTSVWIGFDDHRRDLGRSTVSGAIPDQISGGEGGAKSAQPAWDDFMKSALEGIPEQKVTPPPGIVSVTIDKSSGKLSGGGGGSRSEYFIEGTQPKDYPSRDTGTTLTDPGGESHELF
- the nudE gene encoding ADP compounds hydrolase NudE codes for the protein MDKHLQKPKILKVETVARSRLFNVESVDLEFSNGVRRVYERMRPSEREAVMIVPVIGDDLLLIREYAVGTESYELGFPKGLIDPGEGVLEAANRELMEEVGYGAKRFDFLSKLTMAPSYFSSKMNIVLAHDLYPQSLEGDEPEPLPQVRWPIADMMALLAEPDFREARNVSALFLTEAFLRGSR